A stretch of the Hydra vulgaris chromosome 09, alternate assembly HydraT2T_AEP genome encodes the following:
- the LOC100209074 gene encoding adenylate kinase isoenzyme 6, whose translation METERNSPNILITGTPGTGKSTLAMELSQQTGFEFVNINELAKQEDLYDGYDVRLDCKILDEDRVIDELESKMSEGKVIVEYHGCDFFPERWFDIVFVLRTDTNILYKRLENRNYTVEKIKENVQCEIFQTLLEEALESYNKNIVYELQSNSTEDMERNIEQIMLWINNWKK comes from the coding sequence ATGGAAACTGAAAGAAACTCACCAAACATATTGATAACAGGAACACCAGGAACTGGGAAATCAACGCTAGCAATGGAACTCTCTCAACAAACCGGTTTTGAGTTTGTTAATATAAACGAACTTGCAAAGCAGGAAGACTTGTATGATGGTTATGATGTAAGATTAGATTGTAAAATACTAGATGAAGATCGGGTGATAGATGAACTAGAAAGTAAGATGTCAGAAGGTAAAGTAATAGTTGAGTATCATGGGTGCGATTTTTTCCCTGAACGCTGGTTTGATATAGTTTTTGTTCTTCGCACAGACACAAATATCTTATATAAGAGACTTGAAAACCGTAACTATACTGTAGAGAAAATTAAAGAGAATGTGCAGTGTGAAATTTTTCAAACACTGCTTGAGGAAGCCTTAGAAAgctacaataaaaatattgtttatgaaCTACAGAGCAATTCAACAGAAGACATGGAGAGAAATATTGAGCAAATTATGCTGTGGAtaaataattggaaaaaataa